One genomic segment of Chromatiaceae bacterium includes these proteins:
- a CDS encoding acetyl-CoA carboxylase carboxyltransferase subunit beta: protein MSWFEKLMPSRIRTEGGSKKAVPEGLWAKCPSCSAVLYRAEMERNVEVCPKCGHHNRVGARRRLDIFLDPEPREEIAADLESSDPLKFKDSKKYKERLSAAQKKTGEKDALVVLRGQLKGRDIVAAAFEFEFMGGSMGSVVGERFVQGVNTALERRCPMVCFAASGGARMQESLFSLMQMAKTSAALQRLSRRGLPFLSVMTDPTMGGVSASFAMLGDVNIAEPGALIGFAGPRVIEQTVREKLPEGFQRSEFLLEHGAIDTIVDRREMRDRIAAILSILTGEKAS, encoded by the coding sequence ATGAGCTGGTTCGAAAAACTGATGCCCAGCCGGATCCGGACCGAGGGTGGCAGCAAGAAGGCCGTCCCCGAGGGCCTGTGGGCCAAGTGTCCCAGCTGCAGCGCCGTGCTGTACCGCGCCGAGATGGAACGCAACGTCGAGGTGTGTCCGAAGTGCGGACACCACAACCGCGTCGGCGCCCGCCGACGGCTGGATATCTTCCTCGATCCCGAACCGCGCGAAGAGATCGCCGCCGATCTCGAATCGAGCGACCCGCTGAAGTTCAAGGACAGCAAGAAATACAAGGAACGGCTCAGCGCGGCACAGAAGAAGACCGGCGAGAAGGACGCGCTGGTGGTGCTGCGCGGCCAGCTGAAGGGGCGCGACATCGTCGCCGCGGCGTTCGAGTTCGAGTTCATGGGCGGCTCGATGGGATCGGTGGTCGGTGAGCGTTTCGTGCAGGGCGTCAATACCGCGCTCGAACGGCGTTGCCCGATGGTGTGCTTCGCCGCCAGCGGCGGGGCACGCATGCAGGAGTCGTTGTTCTCGCTGATGCAGATGGCCAAGACGTCCGCGGCGTTGCAGCGGTTGTCGCGGCGCGGCCTGCCGTTTCTCTCGGTGATGACCGACCCGACGATGGGCGGTGTGTCGGCGAGCTTCGCGATGCTCGGCGACGTCAACATCGCCGAGCCGGGCGCCTTGATCGGCTTCGCCGGGCCGCGCGTCATCGAGCAGACGGTGCGCGAGAAACTGCCCGAGGGCTTCCAGCGCAGCGAGTTCCTGCTCGAACACGGGGCGATCGACACGATCGTCGACCGTCGCGAGATGCGTGACCGGATCGCCGCGATCCTCAGCATCCTCACCGGCGAGAAGGCGAGTTAG
- a CDS encoding tryptophan synthase subunit alpha, with the protein MRRIAAVFSALRDQGRQALIPFVTAGDPAPETTLPLMHAMVEAGADIIELGVPFSDPMADGPVIQRASERALTHHVALHDVIDMVRRFRETDQTTPVVLMGYLNPIEVMGYDAFALAAAEAGVDGVLTVDIPPEEGSGLVAALQARMIDPIFLLAPTSNRARIERITAAASGFVYYVSLKGVTGAANLSLDSVREKLAEIRSCTSLPVGVGFGIKDAQTAAAMSAFADAVVVGSALVSRIEQHLDDPSQAIEEIKRVLGGMRAAMDAG; encoded by the coding sequence ATGAGACGGATTGCCGCGGTCTTTTCCGCACTGCGTGATCAGGGCCGCCAGGCCCTGATACCCTTCGTCACCGCGGGCGATCCCGCGCCGGAGACCACGCTGCCGCTGATGCATGCAATGGTCGAGGCCGGTGCCGACATCATCGAGCTGGGTGTGCCGTTTTCCGATCCGATGGCGGACGGACCGGTGATCCAGCGGGCCAGCGAGCGGGCACTGACGCACCATGTCGCACTGCACGACGTGATCGACATGGTGCGCCGCTTCCGCGAGACCGACCAGACCACGCCGGTGGTGCTGATGGGTTACCTGAACCCGATCGAGGTCATGGGCTACGACGCCTTTGCGCTGGCCGCCGCCGAGGCCGGCGTCGATGGCGTGCTCACGGTCGACATCCCGCCGGAAGAGGGCTCGGGCCTGGTCGCCGCGCTGCAGGCGCGCATGATCGACCCGATCTTTCTGCTCGCACCGACCAGCAACCGCGCGCGTATCGAGCGCATCACCGCGGCTGCCAGCGGGTTCGTCTACTACGTGTCGCTCAAAGGCGTGACCGGCGCGGCGAATCTCTCGCTCGACAGCGTGCGCGAAAAGCTCGCCGAGATCCGCAGTTGCACCAGCCTGCCGGTCGGCGTCGGTTTCGGCATCAAGGACGCGCAGACAGCGGCGGCGATGTCGGCGTTCGCCGATGCGGTCGTTGTCGGCAGCGCCCTGGTGTCGCGCATCGAACAGCATCTCGACGATCCCTCGCAGGCGATCGAAGAGATCAAGCGCGTGCTCGGCGGGATGCGCGCGGCAATGGACGCCGGCTGA
- the trpB gene encoding tryptophan synthase subunit beta, with protein sequence MTRYDVQNNESRLTDLPDAAGHFGPYGGIFVAETLMEPLDELRVAYERFIEDPDFLAELDEDLRNYVGRPSPIYHARRLSSELGGAQVYLKREDLNHTGAHKINNTVGQALLAKRMGKTRIIAETGAGQHGVATATVAARLGLECVVYMGEVDVARQEANVYRMRLLGAEVRAVSSGSKTLKDALNEAMRDWVTNVDDTFYIIGTVAGPHPYPAMVRDFQTVIGREAREQMLATTGRLPDALVACVGGGSNAIGLFFPFLEDRGVAIYGVEAAGEGLATGHHAAPLCAGTPGVLHGNRTYLMEDRDGQIIETHSISAGLDYPGVGPEHAWLKDIGRASYVAVTDDEALAAFHRLTRTEGIIPALESSHAIAQAIKMAPQMDRDQVVLVNLSGRGDKDMHTVAAREGLQL encoded by the coding sequence TTGACGAGGTACGACGTGCAGAACAATGAGTCCCGTCTGACGGATCTGCCGGATGCGGCAGGACATTTCGGACCCTATGGCGGCATATTCGTGGCCGAGACCCTGATGGAGCCGCTGGATGAACTGCGCGTGGCCTACGAGCGATTCATCGAGGATCCGGACTTCCTGGCGGAGCTGGACGAGGATCTGCGCAACTACGTCGGCCGCCCGTCGCCGATCTACCACGCGCGGCGCCTGAGCAGCGAGCTCGGCGGTGCGCAGGTCTACCTGAAGCGCGAGGACCTGAATCACACCGGCGCGCACAAGATCAACAACACGGTCGGTCAGGCGCTGCTCGCCAAACGCATGGGCAAGACGCGCATCATCGCCGAGACCGGCGCCGGGCAGCACGGTGTCGCGACCGCGACCGTGGCCGCGCGACTCGGACTGGAATGCGTCGTGTACATGGGCGAGGTCGATGTCGCACGCCAGGAGGCCAACGTCTATCGCATGCGCCTGCTCGGCGCCGAGGTGCGCGCAGTGTCGTCCGGCTCCAAGACCCTGAAGGACGCGCTGAACGAGGCGATGCGTGACTGGGTGACCAACGTCGATGACACCTTCTACATCATCGGCACGGTCGCGGGCCCGCATCCGTATCCGGCGATGGTGCGCGACTTCCAGACCGTGATCGGCCGCGAGGCGCGCGAACAGATGCTGGCGACGACCGGACGCCTGCCGGACGCCCTGGTCGCGTGCGTCGGCGGCGGCTCGAACGCCATCGGCCTGTTCTTTCCGTTTCTCGAGGATCGCGGCGTCGCGATCTACGGCGTCGAGGCGGCCGGCGAGGGGCTGGCGACCGGCCACCACGCGGCCCCGCTGTGTGCCGGCACGCCGGGCGTGCTGCACGGCAACCGTACCTATCTGATGGAAGACCGCGACGGCCAGATCATCGAGACGCATTCGATCTCGGCCGGGCTGGACTATCCGGGCGTCGGTCCGGAGCATGCCTGGCTGAAGGACATAGGCCGCGCCAGCTATGTCGCGGTGACCGACGACGAGGCGCTGGCGGCGTTCCATCGGCTGACCCGCACCGAAGGGATCATTCCGGCCCTCGAATCGAGCCACGCGATCGCCCAGGCGATCAAGATGGCACCGCAGATGGATCGTGACCAGGTGGTGTTGGTGAACCTGTCCGGGCGGGGCGACAAGGACATGCACACGGTGGCGGCGCGCGAGGGCCTGCAGCTATGA